A section of the Prochlorococcus sp. MIT 1341 genome encodes:
- a CDS encoding ion transporter gives MNDLRLRIYEQIINKTPDGRTSLFNKICGVTIFISIFFAVIVTENSIDYRFGDQIDLLDWIIGGLFCIEYIFRLWVAPLEDKYGKGLKGILRYMVSPMAIIDIIAIVPSFIGVRAELKILRVIRLLRILKIGRSEKFKQSIFHFNYALRSKSQELQISTFYTILLLLISSTFMYLAESSIQPELLGSIPRCLWWSITTVCAVGYGDSIPITALGKTIASATSLMGIGAIAIPTGILASGFSESLSVQEKVLKEEPLEK, from the coding sequence ATGAATGACCTCCGTCTGAGAATCTATGAACAGATAATTAACAAGACTCCAGATGGTAGAACTTCTTTGTTCAATAAAATATGTGGAGTTACTATTTTTATTTCGATCTTTTTTGCAGTCATAGTTACTGAGAATTCAATAGATTATAGATTTGGTGATCAAATAGACCTATTGGATTGGATAATTGGTGGTTTATTTTGTATTGAATATATCTTTCGCTTATGGGTAGCACCTCTTGAAGATAAATATGGCAAAGGATTGAAAGGTATTTTGCGTTACATGGTTTCGCCAATGGCAATTATAGATATCATTGCAATCGTTCCTTCCTTTATTGGTGTTCGCGCTGAATTAAAGATTTTAAGAGTCATCCGCCTCCTTCGAATATTGAAGATTGGAAGAAGTGAGAAATTTAAACAAAGTATATTTCACTTCAACTATGCCCTTCGATCAAAGAGTCAGGAACTACAAATTTCAACCTTTTATACGATTTTGCTCTTACTAATTAGTAGCACCTTTATGTATCTTGCCGAATCATCTATTCAACCAGAGTTATTAGGGTCAATTCCCAGATGTCTATGGTGGTCAATTACAACCGTATGTGCTGTGGGATATGGCGACTCAATTCCTATTACGGCACTTGGGAAAACAATTGCATCGGCAACTTCTCTTATGGGTATTGGTGCAATAGCAATCCCTACAGGAATACTTGCTTCAGGTTTTAGTGAGTCACTGAGTGTTCAAGAGAAGGTGCTTAAAGAAGAACCATTAGAAAAATAA
- a CDS encoding 2OG-Fe(II) oxygenase — MHEIITKENHLIEPFTRTNPFPLVVYDDFIHKDYCDQLIQEANEIIKETIKNVHGGRLMLPWKSALFNALTTKSATWRNFEELMPKNALEIFSSIVGMELNQATKYKKWLKGKSINIHNDLYNISSGLIPSHRIKSYKKSLELDCKSLPNNRLLIYGLIGILDSLYRNIFGTIDFFKGTINLTPLFDYSNANSGYTREIHRDSDSRVFVLLLYLNYLEDSTEGGTLDVYEPLQSLSKYPPQIPQSKAKKILEIHPRPGRLVIFFNQSNSYHAVSKMSRSKIGRHFIYGGYTMQNSLGAPAIKSSTNKLPTEYFLYK, encoded by the coding sequence ATGCATGAGATAATAACAAAGGAGAATCATTTAATAGAACCTTTCACCCGCACTAATCCTTTCCCTTTGGTTGTCTATGATGATTTCATTCATAAAGATTATTGTGATCAACTGATTCAGGAAGCAAACGAAATCATAAAAGAAACAATTAAGAATGTCCATGGTGGAAGGTTAATGCTTCCTTGGAAATCTGCTCTTTTTAATGCTTTAACAACAAAAAGCGCTACATGGAGAAACTTTGAGGAGTTAATGCCTAAAAATGCTTTAGAAATTTTCAGCAGCATAGTCGGCATGGAATTGAATCAAGCAACAAAATATAAGAAATGGTTAAAAGGCAAAAGTATTAATATTCACAATGACCTTTATAACATTTCTTCGGGTTTAATTCCTTCACATCGAATAAAAAGTTATAAAAAAAGTCTAGAATTAGACTGCAAGAGTCTTCCAAATAATAGATTATTAATTTATGGCTTAATTGGAATTTTAGATTCGCTTTACAGGAATATTTTTGGCACAATTGATTTTTTTAAAGGAACTATAAACCTTACCCCTCTTTTCGATTATAGTAATGCCAATAGTGGATATACTAGAGAGATTCATAGAGATAGTGATTCCAGAGTCTTTGTTTTACTTCTTTATCTAAATTACTTGGAGGACTCTACTGAAGGAGGTACTTTAGATGTTTATGAACCTCTACAGTCACTCAGCAAATACCCTCCTCAAATTCCTCAATCCAAGGCGAAAAAAATTCTTGAAATTCACCCAAGGCCTGGACGCCTAGTGATTTTCTTCAATCAGTCGAATTCTTACCACGCCGTTAGCAAAATGAGTCGTTCAAAAATAGGTCGTCATTTTATTTATGGCGGGTATACAATGCAAAACTCTTTAGGCGCCCCTGCTATAAAATCTTCAACCAATAAGCTGCCAACAGAATATTTTCTTTACAAGTAA
- a CDS encoding glycosyltransferase, with translation MLETVTPIFLSLVIVVKDSEKNFRSLIENIIETIDPLVSDYEIVIVDNGSTDGTKSLIKELTAPSGLPNLQMYSLAETIEEMSARWIGVENSLGDFVICTDINRWDQDAITKMIHKIVDGYDLILTKKRLRRYRIPFCKSFIYSIFGQIAKSLTGIDLDAYSSRFLCVSRRVVNYILQFTDPDLRFRTIGSVRGFKKTFLKLNSESANHYNEVRSLRASINRGIKLVTFNSDSPIRVATLLCSIGAIGSCIYSTSVLILWILNKSIPHGWVIISIQQSVMFVLILLVLLAISEYLLGISRKTNINSSYYIIDEATSAKLTRKERLNIQLEKTREENIKQKDLKVEGLPKNDL, from the coding sequence ATGTTAGAAACCGTTACCCCTATATTTTTAAGCTTAGTAATAGTCGTTAAAGATAGTGAAAAGAATTTTAGAAGTTTAATTGAGAATATAATAGAAACCATAGATCCACTGGTAAGCGACTATGAGATAGTGATCGTAGATAATGGGTCTACGGATGGCACAAAAAGTTTGATAAAGGAATTAACTGCTCCAAGTGGATTGCCTAACCTTCAAATGTATTCGCTAGCAGAAACGATAGAAGAAATGAGTGCAAGATGGATTGGAGTGGAAAATAGTCTTGGAGATTTTGTCATCTGTACAGATATAAATAGATGGGATCAAGATGCTATAACCAAAATGATACATAAAATTGTAGATGGATATGATTTGATTTTAACTAAGAAAAGGCTAAGAAGATACCGAATACCTTTCTGCAAGAGTTTCATTTATAGTATTTTTGGTCAAATCGCCAAAAGTTTGACAGGGATTGATCTTGACGCATATTCAAGCAGATTCTTATGTGTTAGTCGGAGAGTAGTTAATTATATCCTGCAATTCACTGATCCGGATTTACGGTTTAGGACTATTGGTTCAGTTAGAGGGTTTAAGAAAACATTTTTGAAGTTGAATTCTGAATCAGCAAACCACTATAATGAAGTTAGAAGCCTTAGAGCAAGTATAAATAGAGGTATTAAGCTAGTTACATTTAATAGTGATTCTCCAATAAGGGTAGCCACTCTTTTATGCTCAATTGGTGCAATTGGAAGTTGTATTTACTCAACCAGCGTATTAATACTCTGGATATTAAATAAAAGCATACCCCACGGTTGGGTGATCATATCTATACAGCAATCAGTTATGTTTGTCCTAATTTTATTGGTCTTATTAGCGATCTCAGAGTATCTATTAGGAATTTCTAGAAAGACTAACATAAACTCATCTTATTACATAATAGATGAAGCAACTTCGGCTAAACTAACACGCAAAGAAAGGCTTAATATACAACTGGAAAAAACTCGAGAAGAGAATATAAAACAGAAAGATTTAAAAGTCGAGGGTTTACCAAAGAATGACTTATAA